One genomic segment of Theobroma cacao cultivar B97-61/B2 chromosome 6, Criollo_cocoa_genome_V2, whole genome shotgun sequence includes these proteins:
- the LOC18596508 gene encoding uncharacterized protein LOC18596508 encodes MMGFNQTLKHFFALLLILFVFLIVSFACPASCNEMLPKNTPSNQPAPAYQVLDIKNTTPFFLNKQEFDKKRKRKMSRRKTSKKHFKARPFSVMLPKGFVPPSGSSPCHNDKPDSSVVLFCGLSAAKP; translated from the coding sequence ATGATGGGTTTCAATCAAACCTTGAAGCATTTCTTCGCTTTGCTTCTCATCCTTTTTGTCTTCCTCATCGTCTCCTTCGCTTGCCCTGCCTCATGCAATGAAATGCTACCCAAGAATACTCCTTCCAACCAACCTGCACCCGCCTACCAAGTGTTGGACATCAAGAACACCACGCCCTTCTTCTTGAACAAGCAAGAATTCgacaagaagagaaagaggaagatgAGCAGAAGAAAGACCAGCAAGAAGCACTTCAAAGCCAGGCCTTTCTCTGTGATGCTTCCCAAGGGTTTTGTCCCTCCTTCGGGTTCATCTCCATGCCAcaatgacaagcccgactcttcGGTTGTCCTTTTCTGTGGCCTCTCCGCTGCAAAACCCTAG
- the LOC18596509 gene encoding mannosyl-oligosaccharide 1,2-alpha-mannosidase MNS3, with protein sequence MSKSLPYSMKDVHYDNAKFRHRSFFKVITQNLLTSNMKRECVSCSTGKFLGLLMIFGLAYLMLTHENSRDSVSDGLGKGIRTNEEHKVVTDVGIRFKKLFRRAPRLPPRLSPDEKVSYSNFTGKPIKPNVEAKWNARQQNVKEAFTHAWSGYKKFAMGYDELMPVSQHGVDGLGGLGATVVDALDTAMIMGLDEVVSEAGSWIESHLLERISQKGQVNLFETTIRVLGGLLSAYHLSGVDQGVNSAHKGPKPTIYLDIAKHLANRLLSAFTSSPTAIPFSDVMLHDSSAHPAPDGLSSTSEVSSLQLEFNYLSAISGDPKYSTEAMKVLAHFKTLPKVEGLVPIYISPHSGEFSGENIRLGSRGDSYYEYLIKVWLQLRAIQDGNFTYLYDMYEEAMRGVRHLLVQKSIPNELVFVGELPYGSKGSFSPKMDHLVCFLPGTLALGATKGITKEKAMKDNLLTFEDLQNLKLAEDLAKTCFEMYSVTSTGLAPEIAYFHTEEYFEDGLDGGNKSSEYVNDIIIKRADRHNLLRPETVESLFVLYRITQDQKYREWGWQIFESFEKYTKVDSGGYTSLDDVTTLPPQRRDKMETFFLGETLKYLYLLFGDSSVMPLDKYVFNTEAHPFPIKDAI encoded by the exons ATGTCGAAATCGCTTCCTTATTCGATGAAAGATGTTCACTATGATAACGCCAAGTTCCGTCACCGATCTTTCTTCAAG GTGATCACTCAGAACCTACTTACTAGTAACATGAAGCGCGAATGTGTAAGTTGTAGTACAGGGAAGTTTCTGGGGTTATTAATGATCTTTGGCTTAGCGTATCTAATGTTGACTCATGAAAATAGCAGAGATTCTGTTTCTGATGGATTAGGAAAAGGTATTAGGACAAATGAAGAACATAAGGTAGTTACTGATGTTGGCATTAGATTTAAAAAGCTTTTCAGAAGAGCACCCAGGCTTCCTCCTCGATTATCTCCAGATGAAAAAGTTAGTTACAGTAATTTTACTGGTAAACCCATTAAGCCTAATGTAGAAGCAAAATGGAATGCTAGGCAACAAAATGTAAAGGAGGCTTTCACCCATGCATGGTCTGGCTATAAAAAGTTTGCAATGGGTTATGATGAGCTTATGCCAGTGAGCCAGCATGGAGTTGATGGGCTAGGAGGTCTAGGTGCTACTGTTGTAGATGCTCTTGATACTGCCATGATAATGGGTCTAGATGAAGTTGTTTCCGAAGCAGGCTCATGGATTGAGTCGCACCTTTTAGAAAGGATTAGTCAGAAAGGGCaagttaatttatttgaaactaCAATACGTGTTTTGGGTGGTCTATTGAGTGCATATCATTTGAGTGGGGTGGACCAAGGCGTGAACTCAGCACACAAGGGGCCAAAACCTACTATTTATCTAGACATTGCAAAACACTTGGCCAATCGTCTGCTGTCTGCTTTTACTTCCAGTCCAACTGCCATTCCTTTCAGTGATGTCATGCTACATGATTCCTCAGCTCATCCAGCTCCTGATGGACTGAGTAGTACTTCAGAAGTTTCTAGTTTACAGCTTGAGTTCAATTACCTCAGTGCAATTTCTGGTGATCCAAAGTATAGCACAGAAGCAATGAAGGTTTTGGCTCATTTCAAGACTCTCCCAAAGGTTGAAGGACTAGTTCCTATCTACATCAG CCCTCATTCTGGTGAATTTAGTGGAGAAAATATTAGACTGGGATCTCGAGGTGATAGCTATTATGAGTATCTAATCAAAGTGTGGCTTCAGCTACGAGCTATTCAGGATGGTAATTTCACATATCTATATGATATGTATGAGGAAGCAATGAGGGGTGTTAGACACTTGCTTGTTCAGAAATCAATTCCAAATGAATTGGTTTTTGTGGGGGAATTGCCTTATGGATCCAAAGGTTCTTTCAGTCCAAAAATGGATCACCTG GTGTGTTTTTTGCCTGGTACTCTTGCGCTTGGTGCCACTAAAGGCATCACAAAGGAGAAAGCTATGAAGGACAACCTTCTTACATTTGAAGATCTACAAAACTTGAAACTTGCAGAAGATTTAGCCAAGACATGTTTTGAGATGTATTCAGTAACTTCCACTGGTTTGGCTCCTGAAATTGCATACTTCCATACTGAG GAATATTTTGAAGATGGTCTTGATGGTGGAAATAAGAGTTCAGAATATGTAAATGACATAATAATCAAGCGTGCTGACCGTCACAATTTATTGCGTCCTGAAACTGTTGAATCCTTGTTTGTATTGTATCGTATCACTCAAGACCAAAA ATATCGTGAATGGGGTTGGCAGATTTTTGAGTCATTTGAGAAATACACAAAGGTGGATTCTGGTGGATACACTTCTTTAGATGATGTCACCACGCTTCCTCCTCAAAGAAGGGACAAGATGGAGACATTTTTCCTTGGTGAAACGTTGAAGTACTTGTACTTGCTTTTTGGGGATAGCTCTGTTATGCCGTTggataaatatgtttttaacaCAGAAGCTCATCCTTTCCCGATTAAAGATGCTATTTAA
- the LOC18596502 gene encoding uncharacterized protein LOC18596502: MEAALCLGYGPLPSISLRMPSSTNVTSPASTKLYFGYNHSSMSVSSGFTNRRKCHHFYSTSGPLALDRSNNSMPSAKEDGGKVVRGAVGASLALACALSIIGCSCKMNLKAIAGPKQQVYRKAPSFQQLTPQPPKKMALKSLLDVTVILTSKDETRVKEGITLTPSPTLRQPFLSKQQIEELKLAAVGLMKRGKPDQALQMLKNEHKRLDGESAYEMSMVLAEILISQGKYLEALNFLPADHDQHVSEFDVRPILYKAIVYTMLDKEDDAQRLWKEFAKSSEVSPSGS; this comes from the exons ATGGAGGCTGCACTTTGCCTTGGCTATGGCCCTCTGCCAAGCATTTCCCTTCGCATGCCTTCCAGCACCAATGTTACCTCACCAGCCTCCACCAAACTTTATTTCGGCTATAACCATTCTTCTATGTCAGTTTCTAGCGGTTTTACTAACCGCCGGAAATGTCATCATTTCTATAGTACCTCCGGACCTCTTGCACTTGACAGATCTAATAATTCAATGCCTTCTGCAAAAGAGGATGGTGGGAAGGTTGTTCGAGGGGCTGTAGGGGCTTCTCTAGCTTTGGCTTGTGCTCTAAGTATCATCGGTTGCAGCTGCAAGATGAACCTTAAAGCCATTGCCGGTCCCAAACAGCAGGTTTATCGGAAAGCTCCGTCTTTCCAGCAATTAACACCTCAACCGCCGAAGAAAATGGCACTGAAGTCATTGTTGGATGTGACTGTGATCCTAACTTCAAAAGATGAAACAAGGGTGAAGGAGGGTATTACGTTGACACCGTCGCCTACTCTAAGGCAGCCGTTTCTGTCCAAGCAGCAAATTGAAGAGCTCAAG ctGGCGGCGGTGGGCCTAATGAAACGTGGGAAGCCTGATCAGGCACTGCAGATGTTGAAGAATGAACACAAGAGATTGGACGGTGAGTCCGCTTACGAGATGAGCATGGTACTAGCAGAAATTCTCATCTCTCAG GGAAAATACCTAGAAGCCTTGAACTTTTTGCCTGCAGATCACGATCAACATGTTTCGGAATTTGATGTTCGGCCTATTCTTTACAAG GCTATTGTATACACCATGTTGGATAAAGAAGACGACGCGCAGCGGTTATGGAAAGAATTTGCAAAATCCAGCGAAGTTTCGCCCTCTGGCTCCTAA
- the LOC18596510 gene encoding potassium channel KAT1: MSLSCTKNFFQRFCIDEFQMGSDIHGSFFSSDLLPSLGARINQATKLRKYIISPFNPHYRAWEMWLVVLVIYSAWICPFEFAFLTYKKDALFIVDNIVNGFFAIDIILTFFVAYLDSQSYLLVDDPKKIAIRYISTWFAFDVCSTVPFQYLSILLTDNGSELWLRLLNMLRLWRLRRVSSLFARLEKDIRFNYFWTRCTKLISVTLFAVHCAGCFNYLIADRYPDPSKTWIGAVYPNFKNYSLWDRYVTSIYWSITTLTTTGYGDLHAENPREMLFDIFYMLFNLGLTAYLIGNMTNLVVHWTSRTRNFRDTVRAASEFVTRNQLPTNIQDQMLSHICLRFRTEGLKQQETLNSLPKAIRSSIAQHLFFHIVQKVYLFQGVSHDFLFQLVSEMEAEYFPPREDVILQNEAPTDLYILVSGAVNLLSHADGHNRVIGKVAAGDMFGEIGVLCYRPQPYTVRTTELCQILRLNGTSLMNTVQVNMEDGRVIMHNLFMNLNALESSSFDQPNLDPGLIHNERLGGGAMGVSCLSAGFKDQPERYASKKEAIDMDILGSEAIEESQTGRSPMCRISTTEDGQTAVNDAVRKGHIEMVKILLEGGASVNKPDARGWTPKALAEQQGNKSIHELLLSYENRRKLDEHRIEVIGPETADDTKNSQSKYRSGAQNFFSLPSYREVITPTKTRVTIHMQFQSSSTSSTQLGKLILLPDSIQGLLRMAGEKFGGYTFTKVINAENAEIDDINVIRDGDNLFLLQDEDENVDFNVTR; encoded by the exons ATGTCATTGTCCTGCaccaaaaacttcttccaacggTTCTGTATTGATGAATTTCAAATGGGCAGTGATATTCATGGCAGTTTCTTCTCAAGTGATCTCCTTCCATCACTTGGGGCCAGAATTAACCAGGCGACCAAGCTACGTAAATACATAATTTCCCCTTTCAACCCTCATTATAG GGCTTGGGAGATGTGGCTGGTTGTTCTAGTCATTTACTCTGCCTGGATCTGTCCATTCGAGTTCGCATTCCTAACTTACAAGAAAGATGCACTTTTCATTGTTGACAACATTGTCAATGGCTTCTTTGCTATTGACATCATACTCACCTTCTTTGTTGCATACCTCGACAGCCAATCTTATCTCCTTGTTGatgatcccaagaagattgcCATCAG GTACATATCCACCTGGTTTGCTTTCGATGTTTGTTCCACTGTCCCATTTCAGTATCTCAGCATCCTGCTCACAGATAATGGCAGTGAACTCTGGCTCAGGCTACTCAACATGCTCAGACTCTGGCGTCTGAGACGAGTCAGCTCCCTGTTTGCAAG ACTCGAGAAAGACATCCGTTTCAACTACTTCTGGACGCGGTGCACCAAGCTCATTTCT GTGACCCTGTTTGCTGTACATTGTGCCGGATGCTTTAACTATCTGATTGCAGATAGATACCCTGATCCTTCGAAAACCTGGATTGGTGCAGTATAcccaaatttcaaaaattacagcCTCTGGGACAGATATGTGACTTCAATTTACTGGTCCATTACAACGCTCACTACAACTGGTTATGGGGACTTGCATGCTGAGAATCCAAGAGAGATgctatttgatattttttacatGTTGTTTAATTTGGGATTAACGGCTTACCTCATCGGGAACATGACAAACCTGGTAGTTCACTGGACAAGTCGGACCCGTAATTTT AGGGATACAGTCAGAGCTGCTTCTGAATTTGTGACACGAAATCAGTTGCCCACCAACATACAAGATCAAATGTTATCACACATATGCTTAAGATTCAGAACAGAAGGATTGAAGCAACAAGAGACCCTAAATAGTTTGCCAAAAGCAATTCGCTCAAGCATTGCACAGCATCTCTTCTTCCACATTGTGCAGAAAGTCTATCTCTTCCAAGGGGTTTCTCATGACTTCCTCTTTCAGCTG GTTTCAGAAATGGAGGCTGAGTATTTCCCACCCAGAGAAGATGTCATTCTGCAGAATGAAGCCCCAACAGATCTTTACATACTTGTCTCAGGAGCAGTT AACTTACTCTCCCATGCCGATGGGCATAATCGG GTTATAGGAAAGGTAGCCGCAGGGGATATGTTTGGGGAGATTGGAGTTCTATGTTATAGGCCACAGCCATACACAGTTCGGACCACTGAGCTTTGTCAAATACTACGTCTGAATGGAACTTCATTGATGAACACCGTACAAGTAAATATGGAAGATGGACGAGTTATAATGCATAATCTTTTCAtg AATTTGAACGCGCTAGAGAGCAGCAGCTTTGACCAGCCCAACTTAGATCCAGGTTTGATCCACAATGAAAGGCTTGGGGGAGGAGCTATGGGAGTAAGCTGTTTGAGTGCTGGATTTAAAGATCAGCCAGAGAGATATGCATCAAAGAAAGAAGCAATAGACATGGATATCCTGGGATCAGAGGCTATAGAGGAGAGTCAAACTGGTAGATCTCCAATGTGCAGAATTTCAACAACAGAGGATGGCCAAACAGCTGTCAATGATGCCGTTCGCAAGGGGCATATTGAAATGGTTAAGATTTTGCTTGAAGGAGGAGCAAGTGTAAATAAACCAGATGCAAGAGGATGGACGCCGAAAGCATTGGCAGAACAGCAGGGAAACAAGAGCATACATGAGCTCTTACTGAGTTATGAAAACAGAAGGAAATTAGATGAACATAGGATAGAGGTTATTGGGCCAGAAACAGCAGATGACACCAAGAATAGTCAAAGCAAATATAGAAGTGGGGCCCAAAATTTCTTCAGTTTACCCAGTTATAGAGAGGTTATAACACCAACCAAGACAAGAGTTACTATTCACATGCAGTTTCAAAGCAGCAGTACATCAAGTACACAGCTTGGAAAGTTGATACTCCTACCTGATTCAATACAAGGGCTGCTCAGAATGGCTG GGGAAAAGTTTGGAGGCTACACGTTTACAAAGGTCATTAATGCTGAGAATGCAGAAATAGATGATATAAACGTCATTCGAGATGGTGATAACCTGTTTCTCCTTCaagatgaagatgaaaatGTAGATTTCAATGTGACCAGATGA
- the LOC18596506 gene encoding uncharacterized protein LOC18596506 — translation MALQQIATNREAAEIYQGAALCKQKSMELLGEFHLPKGLMPLDNLVEVGYNRTTGFVWLKQQKSLEYRFKAIGKTVSYEPEMTAFVEDRRMRRLTGVKSKELLIWVSVSDIFIDKSNPSKITFANSTGLSRSFPVAAFEAEGEGRN, via the coding sequence atggCATTGCAGCAAATAGCAACTAACCGAGAAGCGGCTGAGATCTACCAAGGGGCGGCACTTTGCAAGCAAAAGTCCATGGAGCTCCTCGGCGAGTTCCATCTGCCCAAAGGGCTGATGCCTTTGGACAATCTTGTGGAGGTCGGGTACAACCGGACCACGGGGTTCGTCTGGCTGAAACAGCAGAAGAGCTTGGAGTACCGGTTCAAGGCCATTGGCAAAACCGTCTCGTATGAACCGGAGATGACGGCGTTCGTCGAGGATCGTCGGATGCGGAGGTTGACAGGTGTCAAAAGCAAGGAGCTACTGATCTGGGTTAGCGTTtctgatatttttattgataaaagTAATCCTAGCAAGATCACTTTTGCTAATTCCACGGGGCTGTCACGGAGTTTTCCGGTGGCGGCCTTTGAAGCTGAGGGAGAAGGGAGGAACTAA
- the LOC18596504 gene encoding uncharacterized protein LOC18596504, protein MANSAKKINKESTYRTIAVAATPIIILGGICIGFGWRYVRRAWKSKQNHVRSVSLAALQGGKLALDRLVDYQKYRGKATETDVDIKELETQLGKEHSNFKELQRVLARLEMSRREDEAIKVLKNALKKAKRERKSHEAYEIEMLLAEMFIYKGDFENASKCKCLAAGEEEKVSDPRIPLYKAIINLINQKEQDALQHWEKFRDEMQELANAPSFQEEEFLVFKNAVLHLKEDINAARQLKKL, encoded by the exons ATGGCAAACTCGGCTAAAAAGATCAATAAAGAGAGTACGTATAGAACAATAGCTGTGGCAGCAACGCCCATTATCATCCTTGGCGGTATTTGCATTGGTTTTGGGTGGAGATATGTGAGGCGTGCTTGGAAATCAAAGCAAAATCATGTAAGGTCCGTGTCCTTGGCAGCCCTCCAAGGAGGTAAACTGGCTTTGGATAGATTGGTTGATTATCAGAAGTATCGGGGCAAGGCAACAGAAACAGATGTTGATATAAAAGAGCTGGAGACTCAACTTGGAAAAGAACATTCTAATTTCAAGGAACTTCAG CGTGTTCTTGCGAGGCTGGAAATGAGCAGAAGAGAAGATGAAGCAATAAAAGTGCTAAAAAATGCATTGAAAAAGGCCAAGAGGGAGCGCAAATCACATGAAGcttatgaaattgaaatgttgCTTGCAGAAATGTTCATCTACAAG ggagattttgaaaatgCTTCGAAGTGCAAATGCTTAGCGGCaggggaagaagaaaaagtttctGATCCACGAATTCCTCTTTATAAG GctattattaatttgataaaccAGAAAGAACAAGATGCCCTTCAACATTGGGAAAAGTTTAGAGATGAAATGCAAGAACTGGCAAACGCACCAAGTTTCCAGGAAGAGGAGTTCCTTGTGTTTAAGAATGCTGTCCTTCATCTCAAAGAAGATATTAATGCTGCAAGACAACTCAAAAAACTGTGA
- the LOC18596507 gene encoding uncharacterized protein LOC18596507, with product MASSKVTESHRENAEIYYGEDICKQKCLELLEEISLPKGIIPVEIVEFGRDRSTGFVWMKLKSKKEHKFKRINKVVSYDTEITFFAENGRVKKLTGIKSKELLIWVSISDMFIEDPSSGKIFFAVRSGVRARFPISAFELEEDKKNSTDSKHTT from the coding sequence ATGGCATCATCGAAAGTTACAGAGAGTCACAGAGAGAATGCTGAGATTTATTATGGCGAAGATATTTGCAAGCAAAAATGTTTAGAGCTGTTAGAGGAGATCTCTCTTCCCAAAGGCATCATACCTGTAGAAATTGTGGAGTTTGGACGTGACCGATCAACTGGCTTTGTCTGGATGAAGCTGAAGAGCAAGAAAGAGCACAAATTCAAGCGCATTAATAAGGTAGTCTCCTATGATACTGAGATCACCTTTTTTGCAGAGAATGGTCGCGTTAAAAAACTGACAGGCATCAAGAGTAAGGAGCTGCTTATTTGGGTCAGCAtttctgacatgttcatcgaAGATCCTTCTTCTGGCAAGATTTTCTTTGCTGTTCGCAGTGGCGTAAGAGCGCGTTTCCCTATTTCAGCTTTTGAGCTAGAAGAGGACAAGAAAAACAGTACCGACTCAAAGCATACAACCTAG
- the LOC18596505 gene encoding uncharacterized protein LOC18596505, whose product MGKVTATTTPLFFQSKLLCISLLYLFTTLLLAIYHSLSSTKCLFRSSPFDPIQTPFFSYPHSYGEHKYAIPTDRSFCSSPGFFSDYGVVVDEIKDLCKNSSAFWPVLSYVQGKGDSFGGNLSTQKRITYFNHSNNGVKVPCGFLKKFPVSASDRIAMENCNGVVVVSAIFNDHDKIRQPVGLGSKTLESVCFFMLIDDITLKGLYNHKLIPQNSPDYKVGVWRIVKVSSKKLYENPAMNGVIPKYLVHRLFPNSKFSIWIDAKLQLMVDPLLLIHSLVVSTNADMAISKHPYYIHTMEEAMATARWKKWSDVDALTRQMETYCENGLQPWTPNKLPYTTDVPDSALILRKHGLGSNLFSCLLFNELEAFNPRDQLAFAYVRDRMNPKLKLNMFEVEVFEHIVVEYRHNLKKIGDESAGSGTRPKAKRTKRTSHDFDLNGSSCQKYLLEMWGESHS is encoded by the exons ATGGGGAAGGTAACGGCCACAACAACTCCTCTGTTCTTCCAATCAAAACTCCTCTGCATTTCTCTCCTGTATCTCTTCACCACCCTTTTACTTGCTATCTACCACTCTCTCTCCTCTACCAAATGCCTCTTCAGATCCTCTCCTTTCGATCCAATCCAAACGCCTTTCTTCTCTTACCCTCATTCCTATGGAGAACACAAGTATGCTATCCCCACTGACCGCTCTTTCTGCTCCTCCCCTGGTTTTTTCTCTG ATTATGGTGTGGTGGTGGATGAGATCAAAGATTTGTGTAAGAATTCTTCAGCATTTTGGCCCGTTCTGAGTTATGTACAGGGGAAAGGGGACAGTTTTGGTGGAAATTTGAGTACCCAGAAGAGAATTACGTATTTTAATCATTCCAATAATGGCGTGAAAGTCCCTTGTGGATTTTTGAAGAAGTTTCCAGTTAGTGCTTCTG ACCGAATTGCCATGGAAAACTGCAATGGAGTTGTTGTAGTATCTGCAATCTTCAATGACCATGACAAAATCCGGCAACCGGTAGGCCTTGGAtccaaaaccctagagagcgTATGTTTCTTCATGCTCATAGACGATATAACTCTTAAAGGACTTTATAATCACAAATTGATCCCACAAAACTCACCTGACTATAAAGTCGGTGTTTGGAGAATTGTTAAAGTTTCTTCCAAGAAATTGTATGAGAATCCTGCAATGAACGGAGTGATACCAAAATACTTGGTTCATAGACTTTTCCCGAACTCCAAATTCAGCATTTGGATAGACGCGAAGCTGCAGCTAATGGTTGATCCATTGTTGTTGATACATTCCCTTGTTGTATCCACGAACGCGGACATGGCTATATCGAAGCATCCTTACTATATTCATACTATGGAAGAAGCTATGGCGACTGCAAGGTGGAAGAAATGGTCGGATGTTGATGCCTTGACGAGACAAATGGAGACGTACTGTGAAAATGGGTTGCAGCCATGGACTCCCAATAAGCTCCCCTATACCACAG ATGTACCAGATAGTGCATTAATCTTGAGGAAGCATGGATTGGGCAGCAATCTTTTCTCCTGCCTATTGTTCAATGAGTTGGAAGCATTCAACCCCAGGGACCAACTGGCCTTTGCCTACGTGAGAGATCGGATGAACCCAAAGCTCAAGTTGAACATGTTTGAGGTGGAAGTGTTCGAGCATATTGTAGTGGAATACAGGCACAACCTTAAAAAAATTGGGGACGAATCTGCTGGCTCTGGGACCAGACCCAAAGCCAAAAGGACCAAAAGGACAAGCCATGATTTCGATTTGAACGGCAGCAGCTGCCAGAAATATCTTTTGGAAATGTGGGGTGAATCCCATAGTTGA